In Paracoccus methylovorus, a genomic segment contains:
- a CDS encoding gamma carbonic anhydrase family protein yields MIWELDGIAPQIADDAWVAPDARLMGNIVLEPGASVWFGAVLRGDNEEIRVGRNSNVQDLTVCHTDIGFPLTIGANCTIGHRAILHGCTIEDGVLIGMGAIILNGARIGAGSLIGAGALIAENKVIPPGSLVMGAPGKVVRELDEAARDALLKSAEGYNRNAARFRHGLAQVAPG; encoded by the coding sequence TGATCTGGGAACTGGACGGCATAGCGCCGCAAATCGCCGATGATGCCTGGGTGGCACCGGACGCGCGGCTGATGGGCAATATCGTGCTGGAACCGGGCGCAAGCGTCTGGTTCGGCGCCGTGTTGCGCGGCGATAACGAAGAGATCCGCGTCGGCCGGAACTCGAACGTGCAGGACCTGACGGTTTGCCATACCGATATCGGCTTTCCGCTGACCATCGGGGCGAATTGCACCATCGGCCACCGGGCCATCCTGCACGGCTGCACCATCGAGGACGGCGTGCTGATCGGCATGGGCGCGATCATCTTGAACGGGGCAAGGATCGGTGCCGGCTCGCTGATCGGTGCCGGGGCGTTGATCGCCGAGAACAAGGTGATCCCGCCCGGCTCGCTGGTGATGGGGGCGCCGGGCAAGGTCGTGCGCGAACTGGACGAGGCGGCGCGCGATGCGCTGCTGAAATCGGCCGAAGGCTATAACCGCAACGCTGCCCGCTTTCGTCACGGGCTGGCGCAGGTCGCACCGGGATGA